In a genomic window of Nitrospinota bacterium:
- a CDS encoding AMP-binding protein has product MQDYQETYRNSSLEVPEYFNFAFDVVDKWAEDRTKLALISLDPSGEIAQHHAFWDLKVQSDRFANVLKSLGVGKGDRAFVMLPRIPQWYVAMLGLMKLGAVPMPATTLCTARDIEYRVNEAEATLAITDLENSDKLADAAGNCPGLKRLLLVGGSRRGWTSYEESMSGASSRLEEGEKTRSDDPLLIYFTSGTVGYPKMVLHTHASYGLAHVLTAKYWQDLNATDLQWTLSDTGWAKAAYGKLFGQWTQGATVLQHDARGRFDPALTLQILERYGVTSFCAPPTAYRMLVLEDLTKYDFSNLRHCTSAGEPLNPEVMKTWEDGTGLTIYDGYGQTETVLLVGNFRCLPVRAGSMGKPMPGFNVAIVDDEGNELPENQEGQIAVKVKPERPVGLFREYWKAPDAMEASFYGDWYLTGDKAYKDEDGYFWFVGRADDVIISSGYRIGPFEVESALIEHPAVAESAVVASPDPVRGDIVKAFVILAPGYVASDELALSLQDHVRQATAPYKYPRAIEFVAELPKTISGKIRRVELRAAEIEKAQEGSPG; this is encoded by the coding sequence ATGCAGGACTACCAGGAGACCTACCGGAACAGCTCCTTGGAGGTGCCGGAGTACTTCAACTTCGCCTTTGACGTGGTGGACAAGTGGGCGGAAGACCGCACCAAGCTGGCGCTCATCTCCCTGGATCCCAGCGGGGAAATTGCCCAGCACCACGCCTTTTGGGACCTGAAGGTCCAGTCGGACCGCTTTGCCAACGTTCTAAAAAGCCTGGGAGTCGGCAAAGGAGACCGGGCATTCGTCATGCTGCCCAGGATACCCCAATGGTACGTGGCGATGCTGGGGCTGATGAAGCTGGGCGCGGTGCCCATGCCGGCAACCACTCTATGCACGGCCCGGGACATCGAATACCGGGTCAACGAGGCCGAAGCTACATTGGCAATCACCGACCTGGAAAACTCGGACAAGTTGGCCGACGCGGCAGGCAACTGCCCGGGCCTCAAGCGATTGCTATTGGTAGGCGGCTCGAGGAGAGGTTGGACCTCCTATGAAGAATCGATGTCGGGGGCCTCTTCCCGGCTGGAAGAGGGAGAAAAAACCCGAAGCGACGACCCCTTGCTGATTTACTTCACATCGGGCACCGTGGGCTACCCCAAGATGGTGCTGCATACCCATGCGTCATACGGCTTGGCCCACGTATTGACCGCCAAGTACTGGCAGGACCTCAACGCCACCGACTTGCAGTGGACCCTGTCTGACACGGGCTGGGCCAAGGCCGCCTACGGAAAACTCTTCGGCCAGTGGACCCAGGGCGCCACGGTGTTGCAGCACGACGCCCGCGGCCGGTTCGACCCAGCCCTGACCTTGCAGATTCTCGAACGCTACGGTGTCACTTCCTTTTGTGCGCCTCCCACCGCTTACCGGATGCTGGTGCTGGAGGACTTGACCAAGTACGATTTCAGCAACCTGCGCCACTGCACCAGCGCGGGAGAGCCGCTGAACCCCGAGGTGATGAAAACCTGGGAGGACGGCACCGGCCTGACCATCTACGACGGCTACGGCCAAACGGAGACGGTGCTGCTGGTGGGCAACTTCCGGTGCCTGCCGGTGCGGGCGGGGTCCATGGGCAAGCCCATGCCGGGGTTCAACGTGGCTATCGTTGACGACGAAGGCAATGAGCTGCCGGAGAACCAGGAGGGGCAGATCGCTGTAAAGGTCAAGCCCGAGAGACCGGTGGGGCTTTTCCGGGAGTACTGGAAGGCGCCCGACGCCATGGAAGCCTCCTTCTATGGAGATTGGTATCTCACCGGGGACAAGGCATATAAAGACGAGGACGGTTACTTCTGGTTCGTGGGCCGCGCCGACGACGTCATCATTTCCTCGGGATACCGGATCGGCCCCTTCGAGGTGGAGAGCGCCTTGATCGAGCATCCGGCGGTGGCGGAGTCCGCCGTGGTGGCCTCCCCTGACCCGGTGCGGGGGGATATCGTCAAGGCTTTCGTCATTTTGGCCCCGGGCTACGTGGCGTCCGATGAGCTGGCTCTCAGCCTCCAGGACCACGTGCGGCAGGCGACGGCGCCCTACAAATATCCACGGGCCATCGAGTTCGTAGCAGAATTGCCCAAGACCATCAGCGGCAAAATCCGGCGGGTGGAGCTTCGGGCGGCCGAGATTGAAAAAGCTCAGGAAGGCTCGCCGGGATAG